Sequence from the Stenotrophomonas sp. 364 genome:
CACAACGAGCGCGGGCTGGTGTTCGACCAGGACCCGGATGCGCAGGGCCTGTTTGCCGGGGCACGCGAAGACCTGGAGGAAATGCTCGGCAACCTGCTCGACAATGCCGGCAAGTGGGCCGCGCATACGGTGCGTGTCAGCGTGCGCCACGAGGGCAACAAACTGCACATCCGCGTGGAGGACGATGGCCCGGGGTTGCCGGATGCGGAGTTGCAGCGCGTGCTTGAGCGTGGGGTGCGGCTGGACCAGCGCGCGGCCGGCAGCGGCCTGGGCCTGGCGATCGTGGCGGACATCGCCGAAAGTTACGGTGGCACCTTGGTGCTGGCCAATACCCACCCGGGGTTGAGGGCGACGTTGACGTTGCCGGCGGGCTGACCGGCGGTGGTCCCTACCGGACCCAAATGCGCGTAAAGCCGACCGTTGGTCGGCCGCATTTCGCGAACAATCGAACGTGCCCATGCTGGTAGAGCCGACCGTTGGTCGGCTGCATTTCGCGAACAACCGAACGCGCCCGTGCTGGTAGAGCCGACCGTTGGTCGGCTGTATTTCGCGAGCAATCGAACGTGCCCGTGGTGTACGTCAGCCGACCAACGGTCGGCTCTACCCGGGCTGAAATCGCGGCCGCTCGTATGGTCGGCTGCACTTCACGAACAATCGAACGCGCCCGTGCAGGTAGAGCCGACCGTTGGTCGGCTGCATTTCGCGAACAATCGAACGTGCCCATGCTGGTAGAGCCGACCGTTGGTCGGCTGCATTTCGCGAACAGCCGAATGTGTCCGTGGTGTACGTCAGCCGACCAACGGTCGGCTCTACCGGGGGATCGGATGGTCGGTGTTTCAACGCGCCTGGTGCATCCACCAGCAATCGATGGCGTCCAGCACGATGTGGATGATCAGCCCGATGCCGAACAACCGTGTTTTCTTCGGCACACACAGGCCCGCGTAGACCGCAATCGCGGGCGCGGTATGCAGGGGATGGAAGCCGATGCTGCAGCGGTTCGGGGCGTAGATCGGGTCGGCCAGCAGGTGGTCCAGGTCGATGATCCAGCCCAGCAACAGCAGCGCCCACGCCGACAGAAAGCGCTTGCGCCAAAACATCCACGCCAGCAACGCCGGCACGGCGGCATGCAGGAACAGATGGAAGATCGCGCGTGCGCTCATGAGCCGGCTGCCGTGTTGAAAAAGAAAACCCAGCCGCCACGTAGCGCCGGGCTCTGCCCGGCGGTATGCCCGGCAACGGGAAGCGTGCCGCAGCTAGCAGCCGGGCAGCGCCCGGCGCTACGCGGGTGCCGCTGGCTCAGACCAGCGGCTCGTCGGACAGGTAGGTGTACCCGGTCAGGCCCGCTTCCAGCGCGTCGGACAGTTCCTGTGCACGCGCCGGCGACAGCTTCGCCGCCGCCACGCGTTCGGCATAGCTGGCACGCAGGTCGGCCAGGCTGTAGCCCACGTAGTCCAGCATCACGTCGGTGGTGTCGCCGCGGCGCTGCTGGGTGATCGCGTAGCCATCGGCGTCGGCCAGCACTTCCACCGCGTCGGTATCGCCGAACAGGTTGTGGATGTCGCCCAGGATTTCCTGGTACGCGCCCACCATGAAGAACGCGATGCGGTAGCTCTCGCCCGGGTTCAGCGCGTGCAGCGGCAGCGAGCTGTCCAGGCTCTCGTTCTCGACGTAGGTCTTGACCATGCCATCGGAATCGCAGGTCATGTCGGCAATGATGCCGCGGCGCTGCGGCTGCTCGTTCAGGCGCTCGATCGGCACGATCGGGAACACCTGGTCGATCGCCCAGGCATCGGGGATCGACTCGAACACGCTGAAGTTGACGAAGTACTTGTCCACCAGGCGTTCGTTCAACTCGTCCAACGCCGGCCGGTGGCTCTTCTCGTCGTAGCTCAGGCGCGCACGCACCGCATGGGCGATGGCGTAGAACAGGTCGTCGATGCGGGCGCGCTGCGGCAGGTCGATCTGGCCCAGCGCATAGCTGGACAGGCCTTCGGCATGGAAGTGCTGCGCTTCCTGGAACAGCTCCACCGCCGGGCGCTCGTCCAGCTCGGCATGGATCTCGCGCAGGTGGCGGATCGCCGCCGGCTCGTCGTCGTGCTGGTCCGGCACGCGGCCTTCCTGCGCCTCTTCCACCTCGGACACATTGGCAATCAGCACCGCGTGGTGCGCGGTCATCGCGCGGCCGCACTCGGTAACGATGCGCGGCGGGGTCAGGCCGTGTTCTTCGCAGGCATTGGCCAGCGGCTGCACGATGTTGCTGGCGTACGAATTGAGCCCGTAGTTGATCGAGCAGAAGCTGCGCGAGCGGGTGCCTTCGTAATCCACGCCCAGGCCGCCGCCGACATCCACGTGGGTGATCTTCGCGCCCAGGCGCGAGAGCTCCACGAAGTAGCGGGTGGCTTCGCGCATGCCGTTGGCGATGTCGCGCACGTTGGAGATCTGCGAGCCCATGTGGAAATGCAGCAGGCTCAGGCAGTCGGCGTACTCGGTGTCGCGCAGCGACTTCCACAGGTCCAGCAGCTGGCGCGGGGACAGGCCGAACTTGGCCTTGTCGCCGCCGCTGTTCTGCCACTTGCCCGCACCCAGCGACGCCAGGCGCATGCGCACGCCCAGGCCCGGCTTCACATCCAGCGCCTTGGATTCCTCCAGCACCAGCTTCAGCTCGGACGGCTTCTCGATGACGATGAAGGTCTGCAGGCCCAGCTTGCGGCCGATCAGGGCCAGGCGGATGTACTCGCGGTCCTTGTAGCCATTGCAGACGATCAGCCCGCCCGGGCGAGACAGCGCCAGCACGGCCATCAGCTCGGGCTTGCTGCCCGCTTCCAGGCCGAAGCCCTCGCCGTGGTGGCTGGCCAGGGTGCCGGCCACGCCACGGTGCTGGTTGACCTTGATCGGGTACACGGCGGTGTAGCCGCCCGGGTACTCCCAGTCGGCCTGGGCCTGCGCGAACGCGGCCTGCAGCTTGCCCAGGCGCTGGCCCAGGATGTCCGGGAAGCGCACCAGCAGCGGCAGCTTGGCGCCGGCCTCTCGGGCGGCGTCCACGATCTTGGGCAAGGACACCACCGGGCCGTCCTGGCCAGTCGGTCTCACCACCATGTGTCCTGCCTGATCCACGTCGAAGTAGCCATCCGCCCAATGCGGAATCGAGTAGGTCTTGCGGGCTTGGTCGAGGGACCAATCGGTCATTTCAGTGGGCCTGGTTGGTAAAAAAGGGGGTGCATGATAACGCCTATGTGGCGACAGCTCCGTTATCATGCGCGCCCGCGCCCGTGCTCAGGCTTGAAACCTGAACGGGCAACCCGTCCGGACGTGGCTTGCGCCACGCGGCACCGCCGCCAGCCCGGCTCCAACACCCTTCCGAACAGGACTGCTATTCCATGACTGACAACAACAACTGGTACATCGAGCACTTCGAGCGCACCGGCTCGGCCATCGGCTACCGCCTGAGCGGCAAGCTGGATGAAGTGCAGTCGCCGTTCCAGAAGATCGAGATCTTCGCGACCACCGACTGGGGCAACCTGATGACCATCGATGGCGCCATCATGCTGACCAGCAAGGACAACTTCTTCTACCACGAGATGATCAGCCACCCGGTGCTGTTCACCCACGCCGCGCCCAAGCGCGTGGTGATCATCGGCGGCGGCGACTGCGGCACCCTGCGCGAAGTGCTCAAACACAAGGGCGTGGAGAGCGTGACCCAGTGCGACATCGACGAGCAGGTCACCGTGATGGCCCGCAAGCACTTTCCGGAGCTGTGCGATTCCAACGACGACCCGCGCGCCGAGCTGATGTTCGACGACGGCGTGGCCTACATGGCCAACTGCCCGGCCGGCAGCGTGGACGTGGTGATCGTGGATTCCACCGACCCGGTCGGCCCGGG
This genomic interval carries:
- the speA gene encoding arginine decarboxylase gives rise to the protein MTDWSLDQARKTYSIPHWADGYFDVDQAGHMVVRPTGQDGPVVSLPKIVDAAREAGAKLPLLVRFPDILGQRLGKLQAAFAQAQADWEYPGGYTAVYPIKVNQHRGVAGTLASHHGEGFGLEAGSKPELMAVLALSRPGGLIVCNGYKDREYIRLALIGRKLGLQTFIVIEKPSELKLVLEESKALDVKPGLGVRMRLASLGAGKWQNSGGDKAKFGLSPRQLLDLWKSLRDTEYADCLSLLHFHMGSQISNVRDIANGMREATRYFVELSRLGAKITHVDVGGGLGVDYEGTRSRSFCSINYGLNSYASNIVQPLANACEEHGLTPPRIVTECGRAMTAHHAVLIANVSEVEEAQEGRVPDQHDDEPAAIRHLREIHAELDERPAVELFQEAQHFHAEGLSSYALGQIDLPQRARIDDLFYAIAHAVRARLSYDEKSHRPALDELNERLVDKYFVNFSVFESIPDAWAIDQVFPIVPIERLNEQPQRRGIIADMTCDSDGMVKTYVENESLDSSLPLHALNPGESYRIAFFMVGAYQEILGDIHNLFGDTDAVEVLADADGYAITQQRRGDTTDVMLDYVGYSLADLRASYAERVAAAKLSPARAQELSDALEAGLTGYTYLSDEPLV
- the speE gene encoding polyamine aminopropyltransferase; this encodes MTDNNNWYIEHFERTGSAIGYRLSGKLDEVQSPFQKIEIFATTDWGNLMTIDGAIMLTSKDNFFYHEMISHPVLFTHAAPKRVVIIGGGDCGTLREVLKHKGVESVTQCDIDEQVTVMARKHFPELCDSNDDPRAELMFDDGVAYMANCPAGSVDVVIVDSTDPVGPGEGLFNKAFYESCFKALKDDGILVQQSESPLMQLDLINEMRTEMGKAGFGSFKTLPFPQPCYPTGWWSVTLARKGESSFDFRQADSAGKAFDTLYYTAALHTGVLVTPPFVAAALKG
- a CDS encoding DUF6122 family protein, with translation MSARAIFHLFLHAAVPALLAWMFWRKRFLSAWALLLLGWIIDLDHLLADPIYAPNRCSIGFHPLHTAPAIAVYAGLCVPKKTRLFGIGLIIHIVLDAIDCWWMHQAR